From Triticum urartu cultivar G1812 chromosome 2, Tu2.1, whole genome shotgun sequence, a single genomic window includes:
- the LOC125538674 gene encoding glyceraldehyde-3-phosphate dehydrogenase A, chloroplastic, producing MASPMLSTAMAPLQGGMLEFSGLRSSSSLPLRRNATSDDFMSAVSFRTYAVSTSGGSRKAPTEAKLKVAINGFGRIGRNFLRCWHGRGDSSPLEVIAINDTGGVKQASHLLKYDSTLGIFDADVKPVGDNAISVDGKVIKVVSDRNPSNLPWGEMGIDLVIEGTGVFVDRAGAGKHLEAGAKKVLITAPGKGDIPTYVCGVNADLYTHADTIISNASCTTNCLAPFVKVLDQKFGIIKGTMTTTHSYTGDQRLLDASHRDLRRARAAALNIVPTSTGAAKAVALVLPNLKGKLNGIALRVPTPNVSVVDLVVQVSKKTLAEEVNQAFRDAAANELKGILDVCDEPLVSVDFRCSDVSSTIDASLSMVMGDDMVKVIAWYDNEWGYSQRVVDLADIVADQWK from the exons ATGGCGTCGCCCATGCTCTCCACGGCCATGGCGCCACTCCAG GGGGGCATGCTGGAGTTCTCCGGGCTGAGGagctcgtcgtcgctgccgctccGGCGGAATGCCACCTCCGACGACTTCATGTCCGCGGTTTCCTTCAGGACGTACGCG GTGAGCACCAGCGGCGGGTCGCGCAAGGCGCCGACGGAGGCCAAACTCAAGGTGGCGATCAACGGGTTCGGGCGCATCGGGCGCAACTTCCTGCGGTGCTGGCACGGGCGCGGCGACAGCTCGCCGCTGGAGGTGATCGCCATCAACGACACCGGAGGCGTGAAGCAGGCGTCCCACCTCCTCAAGTACGACTCCACGCTGGGCATCTTCGACGCGGACGTCAAGCCCGTGGGCGACAACGCCATCTCCGTGGACGGCAAGGTGATCAAGGTGGTGTCCGACCGCAACCCCTCCAACCTGCCGTGGGGCGAGATGGGCATCGACCTCGTCATCGAGGGCACCGGCGTCTTCGTCGACCGCGCCGGCGCGGGCAAGCATCTCGAGGCCGGCGCCAAGAAGGTGCTCATCACCGCGCCCGGCAAGGGCGACATCCCCACCTACGTCTGCGGCGTCAACGCCGACCTCTACACCCACGCCGACACCATCATCAGCAACGCCTCCTGCACCACCAACTGCCTCGCCCCCTTCGTCAAGGTGCTCGACCAAAAGTTCG GCATCATCAAGGGAACCATGACCACAACCCACTCCTACACCGGCGACCAGAGGCTGCTGGACGCGAGCCACCGCGACCTGCGCCGTGCCCGCGCCGCCGCGCTCAACATCGTGCCCACCTCCACCGGCGCGGCCAAGGCCGTGGCGCTGGTGCTGCCCAACCTCAAGGGCAAGCTCAACGGGATCGCGCTCCGGGTGCCCACCCCCAACGTGTCCGTCGTCGACCTCGTGGTGCAGGTCTCCAAGAAGACCCTCGCCGAGGAGGTGAACCAGGCGTTCCGCGACGCCGCCGCCAACGAGCTCAAGGGCATCCTCGACGTCTGCGACGAGCCGCTCGTGTCCGTCGACTTCAGGTGCTCCGACGTGTCCTCCACCATCGACGCGTCGCTCAGCATGGTCATGGGAGACGACATGGTCAAGGTCATCGCGTGGTACGACAACGAGTGGGGTTACTCCCAGAGGGTCGTCGACCTCGCCGACATCGTCGCCGACCAATGGAAGTGA